A single genomic interval of Daucus carota subsp. sativus chromosome 1, DH1 v3.0, whole genome shotgun sequence harbors:
- the LOC108222939 gene encoding pentatricopeptide repeat-containing protein At5g11310, mitochondrial, whose amino-acid sequence MNRLSSHTGRRVSLSTLPLLHPIKNPNPISQSLTQPHKFFSHFSPKPLLNSPKTQFDPSPTRTHLTTITDLLRDPNISPGKPLETALEQTGIKLTHSLFLEIFEHFDSSPKPLLTLFRWAERQNERKLPLSVFNSMVNVLGKARDFESIWTLILERNEGDEKPDFDTFAILIRRYARAGMFLPLTRAYEYASSLELVSHSKSEVTLFEILLDSLCKEGHIKEASDHFDRKRELNPAWVPTTRVYNILLNGWFRSRKLKKAEKLWAMMKKENIPPTVVTYGTLIEGYCRMRRVNIAIDLVDEMQKKRIEPNAIVYNPIIDALGEEGRFKEALGMMERLTVLESGPTISTYNSLVKGFCKAGDLAGASKILKMMISRGCVPTSTTYNYFFRHFTKFGKVEEGLNLYTKMTESGYIPDRLTYNLLVKMLCEEERLDLALQVTKEMRAAGCDFELATCTMLVHLMSKLHRFEDAFGLFKDMIRRGVVPQYLTYQRLYDQLQKEGMTDMSKKLSDMMASAPHSKKLPNTYTGTRDSSEDRQTYTIQKAEEMCKILKTSKNSGNIMRQRSSVKDYVSHAKRLIDDISKRVD is encoded by the exons ATGAACCGCCTCTCTTCCCACACAGGCCGCCGTGTTTCTCTCTCCACACTCCCCTTGCTCCACCCAATCAAAAACCCCAACCCCATCTCCCAATCACTCACACAACCCCACAAATTCTTCTCACATTTCTCCCCAAAACCCCTTCTCAACTCTcccaaaacccaatttgatcCAAGCCCCACCAGAACCCATTTGACAACTATCACTGACCTTCTGAGAGACCCCAACATTTCACCAGGCAAACCCCTGGAAACAGCGTTAGAGCAAACAGGGATAAAACTCACTCATTCCCTGTTTCTTGAAATTTTTGAACATTTCGATTCGTCTCCGAAACCTTTGCTTACTTTGTTCCGATGGGCGGAGAGGCAAAATGAAAGGAAACTTCCGTTGAGTGTGTTTAATTCTATGGTTAATGTTCTTGGTAAAGCTAGGGACTTTGAGTCTATATGGACTTTGATTCTTGAAAGGAACGAGGGGGATGAAAAGCCCGATTTTGATACATTTGCTATTCTTATTCGGCGATATGCTCGTGCAG GTATGTTCTTACCATTGACTCGAGCTTATGAATATGCTTCTAGTCTAGAATTAGTATCTCATTCAAAATCAGAGGTGACCTTGTTTGAGATTTTATTGGATTCTCTCTGTAAGGAAGGACATATAAAAGAGGCGTCAGATCATTTTGATAGGAAAAGGGAACTAAACCCTGCCTGGGTTCCGACAACAAGAGTTTACAACATTCTTTTAAATGGTTGGTTTCGATCAAGAAAACTCAAAAAGGCTGAGAAACTTTGGGCTATGATGAAAAAGGAGAATATACCGCCGACTGTTGTAACTTATGGTACTCTTATTGAAGGATATTGTCGCATGCGACGAGTCAATATCGCTATTGATCTGGTTGACGAAATGCAGAAAAAGCGAATCGAGCCAAATGCCATTGTGTACAACCCAATAATTGATGCCTTAGGAGAAGAAGGTAGGTTTAAGGAGGCATTAGGGATGATGGAGCGGCTTACAGTCTTGGAATCAGGTCCCACTATTTCCACTTATAACTCTCTGGTTAAGGGTTTTTGCAAAGCTGGAGATCTTGCAGGGGCTAGTAAGATTCTAAAGATGATGATTAGTAGAGGTTGTGTACCAACTTCGACGACATATAATTACTTTTTTAGGCACTTCACAAAATTCGGAAAGGTTGAGGAGGGGTTAAACCTTTACACAAAGATGACCGAATCTGGATACATTCCAGATCGTCTCACTTACAATCTATTGGTTAAGATGCTATGTGAGGAGGAGAGGTTGGACTTGGCATTACAAGTTACCAAGGAAATGAGAGCTGCAGGATGCGACTTTGAATTGGCAACATGTACTATGCTAGTTCATTTAATGTCCAAATTGCATAGATTTGAAGATGCTTTTGGATTGTTCAAGGATATGATTCGCAGAGGAGTTGTTCCTCAGTACCTTACATATCAGAGACTGTATGATCAACTGCAGAAAGAGGGAATGACTGATATGTCAAAAAAGCTATCTGATATGATGGCCTCTGCACCTCATTCAAAAAAACTGCCAAATACTTATACGGGAACTCGTGATTCCTCAGAAGATAGGCAAACATATACCATCCAGAAAGCTGAAGAAATGTGTAAAATCTTAAAGACATCAAAGAATTCAGGAAATATTATGAGACAAAGAAGTTCAGTCAAAGATTATGTATCACATGCGAAGCGTTTGATAGATGATATCAGCAAAAGAGTTGATTAA
- the LOC108203840 gene encoding peptidyl-prolyl cis-trans isomerase CYP95 isoform X1, translating to MSKKNPFVFLDVSVDGDPVERMVFELFYDLAPKTAENFRALCTGEKGLSSTTGKPLHYKGTFFHRIIRGSMAQAGDLMRRDGKFGESIYGEKFPDERPKLLHDEPGLLSMAIADRDTRGSLFSITFKANHHLNRKNIVFGKLVEGHDVLEKIENCGDEEEKFVKIIKCGENQDDTQTLVQRKLSKLRNGKDASSESNSREMRRKRKHKKSSKDRRKKRKRYYTSDSDTTSDTETESSDTDSESDSDLSSSSSDISSSSDDKRKKRKRSKRGRNKYGKKKDRKRDKRRKRRNKRSKHKSKRALGDSSGSESGTDDDTGTVRKHDQKSKNPAEFTGEREDISLHRKNVDSPDMLEREEGEFPRENGERKSNGIEKETVSEKSTERQPDVVDDHPGKSRSRSLSPRRKLSRSTSISLERSLRKSPDVSPKRSMSQSPSVSGSPPRTSRGNRGFSRSPTSSPARSLSRSPLSPKKGRSISPVSVRARTRQSSSQSPMSSPRKRSASPSPPRTSSRKPESRSPVRSRKSSSTSPVRSSRRSISRGSGRAPSRRSASRSPIRAHTRNSRRSYSRSPVGYGRRARSPYADRARSISRSPSPDGSTKRIRRGRGFSQRYSTARRYHSSDRSPIRPYRYGRSERDRYQNYRRSPRRHRTPPRERTPSRYRSRRSRTRSRSASRSPIRYRNRRHSRSRSPVETTRYRSSPRGERRMSPQSMSRSLSRSSRSESPKRAAKEKSLSSSESPPAKRGLVSYGDGSPDSGQR from the exons ATGAGCAAGAAGAATCCATTCGTCTTCTTGGATGTATCAGTCGATGGAGATCCCGTTGAAAGAATGGTTTTTGAG CTTTTTTACGACCTTGCCCCCAAGACTGCAGAAAATTTCCGGGCATTGTGCACAG GAGAGAAAGGACTTAGTTCTACTACAGGGAAGCCCTTGCATTACAAGGGAACATTCTTCCACCGCATTATTAGGGGATCGATGGCTCAG GCTGGTGATTTGATGAGGCGTGATG GGAAATTTGGAGAGAGTATATATGGGGAGAAATTTCCAG ACGAAAGACCCAAATTATTACATGATGAGCCCGGTCTTCTGTCAATGGCAATTGCGGATCGTGATACGCGTGGGTCCTTGTTTAGCATCACCTTTAAAGCTAATCATCATTTAAACAG GAAAAATATCGTGTTTGGAAAACTTGTTGAAGGACATGATGTTCTGGAAAAGATTGAAAATTGTGGGGATGAAGAAGAGAAATTTGTAAAGATTATAAAATGCGGTGAAAACCAAGATGACACCCAGACTTTAG TCCAAAGAAAGTTAAGTAAACTGAGAAATGGGAAGGATGCTTCTTCAGAGTCTAACAGTCGTGAAATGCGGCGAAAGAGGAAGCATAAAAAATCCTCAAAAGAtcgaagaaaaaaaagaaagaggtATTATACTTCTGATTCTGACACCACCTCGGATACGGAGACGGAATCATCTGATACTGATAGCGAGTCAGACTCTGatctatcatcatcatcatcggaTATCAGTTCATCAAGTGATGATAAAAGAAAGAAACGAAAAAGATCCAAGAGAGGCCGGAATAAATATGGAAAAAAGAAAGATCGGAAACGAGACAAAAGACGCAAAAGGCGTAATAAGAGATCAAAGCATAAATCAAAAAG GGCTTTGGGAGACTCTAGCGGAAGTGAAAGTGGTACAGATGATGATACTGGCACTGTTCGTAAACATGACCAGAAGTCCAAGAATCCTGCTGAATTTACAG GAGAAAGGGAAGACATTTCACTTCATCGTAAGAATGTAGATTCACCTGATATGCTCGAGAGGGAGGAAGGTGAATTCCCAAGGGAAAATGGAGAGCGAAAAAGCAACGGGATTGAAAAGGAAACTGTATCTGAAAAAAGCACAGAAAGACAACCTGATGTAGTAGATGATCATCCTGGAAAATCTAG GAGTCGAAGCCTCAGTCCTAGAAGGAAATTGAGCAGGAGTACTAGCATCAGTCTGGAAAGAAGTTTAAGGAAGAGCCCGGATGTGAGCCCCAAGAGGAGCATGAGTCAGAGTCCTAGTGTCAGTGGAAGCCCTCCACGGACATCTCGTGGAAACAGGGGATTTAGCAGAAGTCCTACTAGTAGTCCTGCTAGAAGTCTCAGCAGAAGCCCTTTAAGCCCCAAAAAGGGAAGAAGCATCAGCCCGGTCTCTGTACGGGCTAGAACTCGACAAAGCAGTTCACAAAGTCCCATGTCATCACCACGTAAGAGAAGTGCTAGTCCTTCCCCACCGAGAACATCATCTAGAAAGCCTGAAAGTAGAAGCCCAGTTAGATCCCGTAAGAGTTCAAGTACAAGCCCTGTAAGATCATCTCGAAGAAGCATTAGCCGAGGCTCAGGTAGGGCTCCTTCTAGAAGAAGTGCCAGTCGAAGTCCAATTAGAGCGCATACAAGGAATAGCCGTCGCAGTTACTCCAGGAGCCCTGTTGGTTACGGTCGTAGGGCAAGGTCACCTTATGCTGATCGTGCTAGGAGCATATCTAGGAGTCCCTCTCCAGATGGTTCAACTAAGCGAATTAGACGGGGTAGAGGTTTCAGCCAGCGGTACTCTACTGCTCGCAGATACCATTCTTCAGATCGTTCGCCTATTAGACCTTATCGTTATGGCAGAAGTGAGCGAGACAG GTATCAGAATTACAGGAGATCCCCTAGGCGTCACAGAACTCCGCCGAGAGAAAGAACTCCTTCAAG ATACAGAAGCAGAAGAAGCAGGACTCGGAGTCGTAGTGCTTCACGGAGCCCAATCCGCTACCGCAACCGCCGTCATAGCCGCAGCCGATCTCCTGTAGAGACAACTAGGTACCGTTCATCACCTCGTGGTGAAAGGCGGATGTCACCTCAGAGTATGAGCCGGTCTTTATCTCGCTCTTCACGATCAGAATCACCTAAAAGGGCTGCCAAAGAGAAATCTTTATCATCTTCTGAAAGCCCACCTGCAAAGAGAGGTTTAGTCTCTTATGGGGATGGATCTCCCGACTCCGGCCAGAGGTGA
- the LOC108203840 gene encoding peptidyl-prolyl cis-trans isomerase CYP95 isoform X2 — protein MAIADRDTRGSLFSITFKANHHLNRKNIVFGKLVEGHDVLEKIENCGDEEEKFVKIIKCGENQDDTQTLVQRKLSKLRNGKDASSESNSREMRRKRKHKKSSKDRRKKRKRYYTSDSDTTSDTETESSDTDSESDSDLSSSSSDISSSSDDKRKKRKRSKRGRNKYGKKKDRKRDKRRKRRNKRSKHKSKRALGDSSGSESGTDDDTGTVRKHDQKSKNPAEFTGEREDISLHRKNVDSPDMLEREEGEFPRENGERKSNGIEKETVSEKSTERQPDVVDDHPGKSRSRSLSPRRKLSRSTSISLERSLRKSPDVSPKRSMSQSPSVSGSPPRTSRGNRGFSRSPTSSPARSLSRSPLSPKKGRSISPVSVRARTRQSSSQSPMSSPRKRSASPSPPRTSSRKPESRSPVRSRKSSSTSPVRSSRRSISRGSGRAPSRRSASRSPIRAHTRNSRRSYSRSPVGYGRRARSPYADRARSISRSPSPDGSTKRIRRGRGFSQRYSTARRYHSSDRSPIRPYRYGRSERDRYQNYRRSPRRHRTPPRERTPSRYRSRRSRTRSRSASRSPIRYRNRRHSRSRSPVETTRYRSSPRGERRMSPQSMSRSLSRSSRSESPKRAAKEKSLSSSESPPAKRGLVSYGDGSPDSGQR, from the exons ATGGCAATTGCGGATCGTGATACGCGTGGGTCCTTGTTTAGCATCACCTTTAAAGCTAATCATCATTTAAACAG GAAAAATATCGTGTTTGGAAAACTTGTTGAAGGACATGATGTTCTGGAAAAGATTGAAAATTGTGGGGATGAAGAAGAGAAATTTGTAAAGATTATAAAATGCGGTGAAAACCAAGATGACACCCAGACTTTAG TCCAAAGAAAGTTAAGTAAACTGAGAAATGGGAAGGATGCTTCTTCAGAGTCTAACAGTCGTGAAATGCGGCGAAAGAGGAAGCATAAAAAATCCTCAAAAGAtcgaagaaaaaaaagaaagaggtATTATACTTCTGATTCTGACACCACCTCGGATACGGAGACGGAATCATCTGATACTGATAGCGAGTCAGACTCTGatctatcatcatcatcatcggaTATCAGTTCATCAAGTGATGATAAAAGAAAGAAACGAAAAAGATCCAAGAGAGGCCGGAATAAATATGGAAAAAAGAAAGATCGGAAACGAGACAAAAGACGCAAAAGGCGTAATAAGAGATCAAAGCATAAATCAAAAAG GGCTTTGGGAGACTCTAGCGGAAGTGAAAGTGGTACAGATGATGATACTGGCACTGTTCGTAAACATGACCAGAAGTCCAAGAATCCTGCTGAATTTACAG GAGAAAGGGAAGACATTTCACTTCATCGTAAGAATGTAGATTCACCTGATATGCTCGAGAGGGAGGAAGGTGAATTCCCAAGGGAAAATGGAGAGCGAAAAAGCAACGGGATTGAAAAGGAAACTGTATCTGAAAAAAGCACAGAAAGACAACCTGATGTAGTAGATGATCATCCTGGAAAATCTAG GAGTCGAAGCCTCAGTCCTAGAAGGAAATTGAGCAGGAGTACTAGCATCAGTCTGGAAAGAAGTTTAAGGAAGAGCCCGGATGTGAGCCCCAAGAGGAGCATGAGTCAGAGTCCTAGTGTCAGTGGAAGCCCTCCACGGACATCTCGTGGAAACAGGGGATTTAGCAGAAGTCCTACTAGTAGTCCTGCTAGAAGTCTCAGCAGAAGCCCTTTAAGCCCCAAAAAGGGAAGAAGCATCAGCCCGGTCTCTGTACGGGCTAGAACTCGACAAAGCAGTTCACAAAGTCCCATGTCATCACCACGTAAGAGAAGTGCTAGTCCTTCCCCACCGAGAACATCATCTAGAAAGCCTGAAAGTAGAAGCCCAGTTAGATCCCGTAAGAGTTCAAGTACAAGCCCTGTAAGATCATCTCGAAGAAGCATTAGCCGAGGCTCAGGTAGGGCTCCTTCTAGAAGAAGTGCCAGTCGAAGTCCAATTAGAGCGCATACAAGGAATAGCCGTCGCAGTTACTCCAGGAGCCCTGTTGGTTACGGTCGTAGGGCAAGGTCACCTTATGCTGATCGTGCTAGGAGCATATCTAGGAGTCCCTCTCCAGATGGTTCAACTAAGCGAATTAGACGGGGTAGAGGTTTCAGCCAGCGGTACTCTACTGCTCGCAGATACCATTCTTCAGATCGTTCGCCTATTAGACCTTATCGTTATGGCAGAAGTGAGCGAGACAG GTATCAGAATTACAGGAGATCCCCTAGGCGTCACAGAACTCCGCCGAGAGAAAGAACTCCTTCAAG ATACAGAAGCAGAAGAAGCAGGACTCGGAGTCGTAGTGCTTCACGGAGCCCAATCCGCTACCGCAACCGCCGTCATAGCCGCAGCCGATCTCCTGTAGAGACAACTAGGTACCGTTCATCACCTCGTGGTGAAAGGCGGATGTCACCTCAGAGTATGAGCCGGTCTTTATCTCGCTCTTCACGATCAGAATCACCTAAAAGGGCTGCCAAAGAGAAATCTTTATCATCTTCTGAAAGCCCACCTGCAAAGAGAGGTTTAGTCTCTTATGGGGATGGATCTCCCGACTCCGGCCAGAGGTGA